The stretch of DNA ACTTCTAATTGATGGCATTAAAGACCCACGACTTGGTTTCGTTTCTGTCATGGGTGTAAAAATGTCAAAAGACCTTCGATATGCCAATGTGTATGTAAGTCTTTACGGTGATGAAAAACAACGGAAGAGTTCTCTTGTAGCACTACAGAATTCTGCTGGTTGGGTCAAAGCAATGATTGCTCACAACTTACACATGCGTTATATCCCCGAAATACGATTCTTCCCAGATGATAGCCTTGATAGAGTATATGCAATGGAAGAGGTATTTAATAAAATACATGAAACACGCGAACAGCAACCCTTTATCCATCTCAATTTGCCAACACTTATTGAAGAAATAAAAACATCTGACCGAATAATGCTAACAACTCATGAACGCCCTGATGGTGACGCTATTGGAAGTTTGTTAGGTTTATGGTATTGGCTCGAATCACAAGGCAAAGAGGTTGTTTTCCCAATGATTGCCAAAAAAGTTCCTAAAATGTATTTATTCATGCCAAGAGCAGATAAAATCCTGACTCTGGAAGATGAAGAGCCACCTCATATTAATGTAGATACAGTAATTATTGTTGATGTTGCTTCATTAGACAGAATTGGAGACGTAGCACAATTAGTTGTACCAGCCCATAAAGTGATTGTAATTGACCATCACGATACACCAGGTGCAAATGGATTAATGGGTTTTATCGATGCTTCATATTCCGCATGTGGCGAAATAATTGCAGAAATGTTCTTAACTACTCAAACACCATTGACAAAAGAGTCAGCAATATGTTTATATGTAGCACAGGCAACAGATACAGGAGGATACCGATTTTCAAATACAAAAGCCCGTTCTCATCAAATTGCATCCGTACTCCTCGAAACAGAATTTGATCTCGAAGAAATTAATACAAAAATATTCGATACTATGACAATATACCAATTTGAATTGCTTAAACGGATTGTAAACCGCACAAAAATAGAAATAAACGGCAAAGTCTCTTATAGTTACTTAAATCAGAAAGACTTTGAACAGATAGGTGCAACATTAGAAGATTGCCACAATTTGGTTAATGTATTAAGAGACATAGAAGGAGTAGTAGTAGGTGTTTTATTCACAGAAATGACTTCAGGTAAAACAAAGGTTAGCATACGTTCACGTAAGGAATTCCATGCTGGAGAATTTCTAACACAATATGGAGGTGGTGGACACCAGTGTGCAGCTGGTGGTGTTTTAAATATGCCTTTAGAAGAGGCAAAAGCATTGATAATTTCCAATATAGAAAAAGAAATAAAGAAAAAAGAGTGAAAAGTCTATTATGGATGGAATACTTTTAGTTGATAAACCTTCAGGAATTACATCTCATGATGTTGTGGATTATATAAGAAAGAAAACAGGGATAAAGAAGGTAGGACATACAGGAACTTTAGACCCGAACGCGACGGGATTATTAATTTTATCCATTGGCAAAGCAACCAGACTTACAGAGTACTTTGTATCCTTAGATAAGACGTATGAAGGAAAATTGCGATTAGGTATTGTCTCAGATACGCATGATATTGACGGAAATATTATTCAAGAAAACCCTGTCCCTAAAATTACAAAGAAAGAAATAGACAAAATAAAAACAGAGTTCTTAGGAGAAATCGAGCAAATTCCACCTATGTTCAGTGCAATAAAAATTGGTGGTCAGCGATTATATAAAGTAGCTCGAAAAGGTATAACAATCGAAAGAAAACCAAGAAAAGTCAACGTTTATGAGTTCTCGATATTAAAAGTTAAACTACCAGATGTATGGATTCGTATATCCTGTTCAAGAGGTACTTATGTTCGTACCCTTTGCCATGATTTGGGTGAAAAGATAGGATGTGGTGCTGTCCTGATAGAACTACGTAGGTTAAAAGTCGGGAAATATTCAGTTGATAATGCAATTCCTATGGAAAATATTGTTTCCAAAGAAACCTTATCTGAATATTTAATCCCGATTGAAAAAGCATTGGACTTACCTGTTGCAGTTATCTCAAAACAAGGAGAATGCGAATTTAGTAAAGGAAATAAAATATTGAATGATAATATTATAAAAGTTGAAAATGGAACCATTGATTGGCTTCAGGTGTTCAATAACACAGGTAAATTTTTGGGAATAGGTATAATAAAACATACCGCAATAGGTCCTTATATTATTCCTAAAAAAGTCTTTATTACGTGATATGTATGGAAATTATTCAAGATATACAAGAACAAAAAGTAGACAAAAAAAATGTTGTCTTAACAATTGGTAGTTTTGACGGAGTTCATTTAGGACACCTTCAAATAATAAAAGAAGTCATTTCTACTGCGAAAAAACATAATGGCACATCTGTAGTCATGGTTCTACGACCCCATCCAAGAACCTATTTTTCACCAGATATCCCACTGAACATGCTAACAAATGAAGAAAAACAGCAGGAACTGTTTGAAAAAGCAGGTGTTGATGTAACTGCCGTTTTACCTTTTAATAAACATACCGCTAATTTATTACCCAATGAGTTTATCAATCAAATTGTTCATAATTTCCCAAATTTGCATACGTTAATAGTCGGACATGATTTTAGATTTGGTAAAGGGGCATC from Candidatus Hydrogenedens sp. encodes:
- the rbfA gene encoding 30S ribosome-binding factor RbfA; translated protein: MTSKGRTERVAEYIREEIAKLLIDGIKDPRLGFVSVMGVKMSKDLRYANVYVSLYGDEKQRKSSLVALQNSAGWVKAMIAHNLHMRYIPEIRFFPDDSLDRVYAMEEVFNKIHETREQQPFIHLNLPTLIEEIKTSDRIMLTTHERPDGDAIGSLLGLWYWLESQGKEVVFPMIAKKVPKMYLFMPRADKILTLEDEEPPHINVDTVIIVDVASLDRIGDVAQLVVPAHKVIVIDHHDTPGANGLMGFIDASYSACGEIIAEMFLTTQTPLTKESAICLYVAQATDTGGYRFSNTKARSHQIASVLLETEFDLEEINTKIFDTMTIYQFELLKRIVNRTKIEINGKVSYSYLNQKDFEQIGATLEDCHNLVNVLRDIEGVVVGVLFTEMTSGKTKVSIRSRKEFHAGEFLTQYGGGGHQCAAGGVLNMPLEEAKALIISNIEKEIKKKE
- the truB gene encoding tRNA pseudouridine(55) synthase TruB yields the protein MDGILLVDKPSGITSHDVVDYIRKKTGIKKVGHTGTLDPNATGLLILSIGKATRLTEYFVSLDKTYEGKLRLGIVSDTHDIDGNIIQENPVPKITKKEIDKIKTEFLGEIEQIPPMFSAIKIGGQRLYKVARKGITIERKPRKVNVYEFSILKVKLPDVWIRISCSRGTYVRTLCHDLGEKIGCGAVLIELRRLKVGKYSVDNAIPMENIVSKETLSEYLIPIEKALDLPVAVISKQGECEFSKGNKILNDNIIKVENGTIDWLQVFNNTGKFLGIGIIKHTAIGPYIIPKKVFIT